In Triticum urartu cultivar G1812 chromosome 6, Tu2.1, whole genome shotgun sequence, the following proteins share a genomic window:
- the LOC125514166 gene encoding protein SOB FIVE-LIKE 4-like has translation MESSHITGDGGEGCNSSESGWTMYLVSPMQSGDDDDGGSRKGSGSDGSNVDDGYGYTYLVRGRKGGKEYQDDGDDNDSLASDASTGPAKVKAQPSSPDGKESQGHRKDGDNDGEKREEDEEEEDRHTRFSTSSRKKAGNKAEKGGEGKSSKKKGSSSRTSFFW, from the coding sequence ATGGAATCCTCCCATATCACCGGGGATGGTGGCGAGGGCTGCAACAGCAGCGAGTCTGGGTGGACAATGTACCTGGTCTCCCCCATGCAAAgcggcgacgacgacgatggTGGTAGCCGCAAGGGAAGCGGCAGCGATGGAAGCAATGTCGATGATGGTTATGGCTACACTTACCTCGTCCGTGGCAGGAAAGGAGGCAAGGAATACCAGGACGATGGCGATGACAACGACTCCCTTGCCTCCGATGCTTCGACTGGACCAGCCAAGGTCAAGGCGCAGCCCTCGTCGCCTGACGGCAAAGAAAGCCAAGGCCATCGAAAGGACGGTGACAACGACGGCGAGAagcgggaggaggacgaggaagaagaagacaggCACACCAGGTTCTCGACGAGCTCCCGCAAGAAAGCCGGCAACAAGGCGGAGAAAGGGGGCGAGGGCAAGTCATCCAAGAAGAAGGGAAGCTCCTCAAGGACAAGCTTCTTTTGGTAA
- the LOC125514165 gene encoding probable purine permease 11 → MAGDDGNGNSSAVRGGGGGSGQEEVQIEIAGSSKPAVSLAHEAPPQSAPVKHWQWWLMVVLNMFFLVAGQTSATLLGRFYYNEGGNSKWLSTFVQTAGFPVLFVAQFLFRPKSPSTQATTSSPEASITKITLIYIALGLIIAADDLMYSYGLLYLPVSTYSLICASQLAFNAVFSYFLNAQKFTPLIFNSVLLLTFSASLLGVDEDSPSSSDISQGNHVLGFVLTLGASATYSLILSLMQVTFEKVIKRETFSVVLNMQIYTAFVATLASLVGLFASGEWKTLEGEMHMFSPGKVSYVMTVLWTAISWQIASVGVVGLIFVVSSLFSNVISTLALPIIPVFAVIFFHDKMDGIKIIAMLIAIWGFISYGYQLYVDDKKSRKTSSSVEENS, encoded by the exons ATGGCCGGCGACGACGGCAACGGCAACAGCAGCGCCgtccgcggcggcggcggcgggagcggCCAGGAGGAGGTCCAGATAGAAATCGCAG GATCCTCCAAACCCGCAGTTTCCTTGGCCCATGAAGCACCCCCACAAAGCGCTCCGGTTAAGCACTGGCAATGGTGGTTGATGGTGGTACTGAACATGTTCTTCCTTGTGGCTGGTCAGACGTCGGCAACACTCTTAGGGAGATTCTACTACAATGAAGGTGGCAATAGCAAATGGTTGTCCACGTTTGTCCAGACTGCTGGTTTTCCGGTGTTGTTTGTTGCCCAATTTCTTTTCCGTCCAAAGTCACCTTCCACACAAGCAACTACCAGTAGCCCTGAAGCTTCTATCACCAAAATCACTCTGATATACATTGCCTTGGGACTCATCATTGCTGCAGACGACTTGATGTATTCCTACGGTCTATTGTATCTTCCTGTCTCAACTTACTCCCTCATTTGTGCTAGTCAGCTGGCCTTCAACGCCGTCTTCTCATATTTTCTCAATGCCCAAAAGTTCACCCCTTTGATATTCAACTCGGTACTACTCCTTACATTTTCCGCTTCGCTCCTTGGAGTTGATGAGGATTCTCCGAGCAGTAGTGATATCTCTCAAGGGAATCATgtattgggttttgtgttgacacTGGGAGCATCGGCCACATACTCACTTATTCTGTCTCTCATGCAAGTTACGTTTGAAAAGGTTATTAAGAGGGAGACCTTCTCAGTCGTGCTGAACATGCAGATTTATACGGCATTTGTGGCTACATTGGCTTCTCTTGTTGGGTTGTTTGCAAGTGGTGAATGGAAGACTTTGGAGGGAGAGATGCACATGTTCAGCCCAGGGAAGGTGTCCTATGTAATGACAGTGCTATGGACAGCTATATCATGGCAGATAGCTTCTGTTGGAGTTGTGGGGTTGATCTTTGTGGTTTCATCACTCTTTTCAAATGTGATAAGCACTCTAGCTCTACCCATCATTCCTGTTTTCGCAGTGATTTTCTTTCACGACAAAATGGATGGAATAAAGATTATAGCTATGCTGATAGCCATCTGGGGTTTTATTTCATACGGCTACCAGTTGTATGTTGATGACAAGAAGTCTAGGAAGACTTCGTCCAGTGTGGAGGAGAATTCCTAA